CATACCAATAATAATGGGCTTCCCTTTGGTTTTAGCTTGTTTACATGCTTGAACAAGTTCCCGAATATCTTTGGCACTCAATATTCCTGGCAGACAGTCCAGCAAAGGACTAGTATCCACTTTTCCTATCTGGGCAAAATGCCCTGTTTCCACTTTGCTGACACGCTCGGCAATAGAGTAAGTTTTCAGTTTTCTAAGATCTATTTCGTCGTATTTGCTCACGGTAACGTTCCTCTTCGCTAAAAATGCAGCCACAATACTGTTGACGATACATTCCTGCTTCCTTAGAGAGCCGGATTCCTTCCTGCCACAGTTTACGCCAATCTTCATAGAAGAACTGAATATTGTATTGGTTCGCCAGTTCTTCGCATATTGCAATGATGCGCTCATGGTTTTGATAGCGGCTATACAGCAGGGTGGTGCTAAAAGCTGTAAAGCCTTTTTCTGATGCCGTTTTTGCCGTAGCTTCCAAGCGGATTCTGTAGCAATATTCACAACGGTCATCAATCTTATCTAAAGTATTTTGTAAAAAATCAAGCAGCCCGTAATCGTCTTGCTCAATAAGCTCGAAACCTTCTTTGGCGGCATATTCTCTCAACGTATTGCGCCGTTTTTGATATTCATAAAGGGGGTGGATATTGGGATTATACCAAAAAGCAGCCGGCTGATATCCTCGTTCCTTGAGCTTAGTAAGCGGGGCAATCAAGCAAGGGGCGCAGCAAGTGTGGATTAGTAGCTTAGTCACGTTTATAATGGGGCAATTCGGGTGGAAGGATTATAGAAAACTCTACCAATCCGGCGATGTTTCCATCCTTATACCATGCTTGTTGGTGAATCAATTTCTTCATGCCGGCTTTTTCTATCGTATAGGTGTGCGGTTCTCCGCTTTTCAGCATATTCCTGATCATCTCTATGCTGCGAGGCTGATGACAGTCATATAAGCTTTCGCCAATGCGATCTTTGCCGCCGAACGTGGCTTTTGCTTTGTTGTTCATCTCAATGATAATGCCGTCTACATCG
The genomic region above belongs to Candidatus Cloacimonadota bacterium and contains:
- a CDS encoding epoxyqueuosine reductase QueH — its product is MNVTKLLIHTCCAPCLIAPLTKLKERGYQPAAFWYNPNIHPLYEYQKRRNTLREYAAKEGFELIEQDDYGLLDFLQNTLDKIDDRCEYCYRIRLEATAKTASEKGFTAFSTTLLYSRYQNHERIIAICEELANQYNIQFFYEDWRKLWQEGIRLSKEAGMYRQQYCGCIFSEEERYREQIRRNRS
- a CDS encoding PAS sensor protein; amino-acid sequence: MKDWVKELPVSITVCDVDGIIIEMNNKAKATFGGKDRIGESLYDCHQPRSIEMIRNMLKSGEPHTYTIEKAGMKKLIHQQAWYKDGNIAGLVEFSIILPPELPHYKRD